Below is a genomic region from Fischerella sp. PCC 9605.
GTACGTCAATTCCCAACTCGCGCTCGATTACATCTGCATAGTGGTCTAGTGCTGCTGCCATTTGTTCAACTGTTTCTTGTGACGCGCCTTTTTGGGGGCCAAAAACCCTTGCCACTCCCTTCGGGCCGCATAACAAATTATGCCAGTTACACGCCACATCAATTTGCACTTGTTCGAGGCGGGAGTCGTGCTTACTCATGTCAATAGTGTGAAGTTTGATGAGTTTGCCACCACCTCTACCCAACTCCTTTCCTGCTGCATCCAAAAAACGTATTCCTAAAGCTTGTGCCATGCCAGCCCCACCGTCATTTGTACCGGAGTCTCCGCAGCCGACTAAAATTCTTTCGACTCCTGCATCCAATGCCGCCTTAATCAGTTCACCTACACCATAAGTGGTAGTTTTCAGAGGGTCACGGGCATCGCGGGGAACTAACCGCAATCCTGCTGCTGCCGCCATTTCTAGTACGGCAGTTTTGACATCTGTACCCCCTAGCAAACCATAGTGTGCTTCTACAGCTTGCCCGACCGGGCCAGTTACTTTAACCGGATGCAAGGTTCCGCCTGTTGCAGCAACTAGTGCTTTCGCAAAGCCTTCACCACCGTCTACAAGCGGTGCTTTGCGGATATCTGCATCCGGAATAGCACGGTTAACACCTGTAGCAATATAATCAGCTACTTCATCTGCTGCTAAACTTTCTTTGAAACCAGAAGGGGCTATCAGAACTCGTAAAGTCATAACCTACTCCTTGTACTCTGGAAAATTACTGTATTAAAAATTACATATAATTGATTCTCCCCCTCTCCCACTGTTTCCCTCACTCCTCACGCAACGGCAACCGCATCTGAACAAGCGTACCTAGACCGGGTTCACTGTCAATATGAAGACTACCCCCATGCTGCTCAACAATCGCTCTAGTGAGCTTGAGTCCTACACTGGGACGTTGCCTCTGGGTGTCATCAAAGGTAACAAAAGCTTGATTAATCAATGGCTGCTCAACACCTGTACCATCGTCGGCAACTTCGATCAGCAGTTCGGCGCCCTTAGTTGCATCTTTAGCAAGCAATGACCGTATCCCTAAGTGTCCTCCCCGTTCTGGTAAGGCTGAAAGAGCGTTGCGTATCAATTCACCCAAAGCTTCTCGCAGCTTGAGCCGATCCACAACTGCGTAGTTAACTTCTGGTGCAATTTGTAACTCGAAGCTCACACTCCGGCGGGCTAACTCGTCATGAAACCGCAGCATCACTTCGTAAAGTAATGATCGGATATCTGTACGAGCTAGATTCAGGTCTAAAGGAAATCCGAATTCGGTAACACGCGCCACTGCCTGCAAAATCTGATCGAGCTGGTCAATTACTGCCTGTTTTTGTGCAACTGCTACTGTGCCACTGCCATCTACCTCATCGCCGTGCAGTTGTGAAACTCGCGATCGCAATTGTGATACCAGCCGATGCAGCATCAGACGGGATGGGACTTTCTGCCAGTCTGGCTGTTGGCTGGCACCATCTGTCTCTTGTATGGGCACAGCTGCCATGCTGATGATTTGCTCTCGTTGAGCGATCGCTGCGGTCATGCGATTAAAAGCACGGTTGAGTGACCCTAACTCGTCTTGACGTTCCTCATCCAAATGACGCTGAAAATCACCTTTTGCCACATCATCCAGCGCTTGTTCTGCTTCGCGCAGGGGAGCGAATAAATCAGAAGCCAGGTAGGCAAACAGCAAAAAGATCAGCGAGAGAATTCCAAAGGCAGAGATTGTCAACACTAGTTGGGCAGTCTGACGAGTGTTGTTGGCTTGGTTGCGAATCTGCTGGCGAATCTTTTGGTCAGAAGCCACCGCCGCCTTAGTTACCTCGTCAAATTTCTGGAAGTCTTCCTTTTCTAGTTGCTCCTCCATCAATTCCAAAGCTTCATTCCGACGACCTGCATCCATCAAATCGAAGACTCTACGGGCATTGTTCATCAGTTGGTTATAGGCGTTGCGAACCTGCTGCACTTGTTGACGTTCTGCATCATTATCAGCCAACTTTGCCCAGCGCTCGAAATCTTCATCAACAGGTTCGATAGATTCTTCAAACTCCTCTTTGGCATCGTCATCGTCGGTAATAACTCGATCTGGCACTTCTTTCATAGCCCGAAAGGTTGCTGCCCGGACTCGCTGCAACAAGAGACTGCGCTGATAGTGATCCTGAAGATTGTCTTCACTGGCGTGCCAGCTAGCGATCGCCCATACTGTCACACCACCACTTGCCAGTGCCAGCAGCGCCAAACCGCTAAAAATAGTTAAGAGCTTCTTCCGTATGTTCATTATTAGTCATTGGTCATTAGTCATTAGTCATTAGTCATTGGTCATTGGTTGTTCTCCGAGTCCCCGCGTCAGGTGCGTCCTCCCCTCTCCTACTCCTCCACTCTCCCCCTCCTCATTCCCCATTCCCTACAATCTCAAACCAACCCAACGCCAGTAACTGAAGTAGAACAGCACCATTAACCCCAAATGCACAGGAAGCAGTACTGAAGTCAGGCGGAGCAAATCTGTGGGTTTGTAGGTTTCGCCTTCAAGTTCTTGAAACATCAATAATGCTTTGGAACTAACTGGAAAAGTCAGGCAGTAATCCATGCCAACAGTGCTGATAAACATGACTGCGATCGGATTGAGCTGCAAACTGTTACCCAGGTAAAGTAATGCTGGAACTAACGCTGCTGCCCGTGCCGTGTGGGAGGTCATATACAGATGGGATGTGAGGGAGATAAACGCCAGTGATACTAGAATCAGCAAACGAGAATCTGTACTGGCAATACTGCTGATAGTAAAAAGCTGGTCAATAATCCACTGCGCTGCTTTAGAATCAATCAGCGCCCGTCCCAGCACTAAGGCTGCACCAACGAAAATTACTAAATTCCAAGAAACTGATTTGAGTCCCTCTTTCCACTTCAGTACCCCAATCCCTGGCAAAGTTAAAATCAGGGCTCCAACCACTGTGACTGTGGCAATCTCAAACCCATGCCAGCTTTCCGTTAGCCACAACGCAATCATCACGCCGACCACAATGAGGGTAATCCATTCCGAACGAGACAGTGGCTTGCGTTTGCCTTGGGGAATATCTAATTTCTGATTGAGGCGACCTTTATCTAAAAATAGGCGCATAATTACCCAGCACGAGGCATAGCTGGCAGCAATGCCAAAAGGTAAACCGTAGATTACCCATTGGGTGAAAGAGATTCGCTCTTTGCTAATTTGCTGGAGTAAATCATTGGCGATTAGATGTGAACCAGCTCCTACTAAGGCCACAATTGTTGACACCAAGATGATTGTTGGCATAAGTAATGCCAAAGCACGGATAATACGGCGATCGCTCGTGGCACTGGTGATGCTGCGAAACACTGGAATTGCCACAGCTGCCCGACCTGATGTTGAAGGAATTAAAAATGACAGTGGAATCAGTACTGTCACGAGTAGCCAAAACAAACTTCTAACTTTTCGCGCTCTTGATACTACTAACTGTGTTAGCCGTCCTGCCAAGCCTGTTTTTTGAACCGCACCACCTAACACAAAAGCACCAATCATTAACCAAACCACATCTGAAGCCAGGGCATCAAACAGTTGTTCCTGAGAAGTTCCGCCTGACAGAACTAACAACATCATGGTAAAGAGGGCGATGTAGTCTGCATTAATTGATGTGGTTGACCATAAAATCGCTGCCAGTAGAAACGCGAACAAAGCCAGACGTGCAGGGTCAGGTAGTGAAGAAGGTAACAGCACGGCAATACCAGCGATGGTTGTTAGTGCCAGTGGCAATACCGCATCTACCACCCAGCGGAACTTTCGCCGCCGGGAGTATTTGCCGGATGACTGTTGCTGAGAACCTGAGGCACTGGATGTAACCTGCTGTAAGCGTTTGGTATCAAATCGATTCCAAAGGCTTGCCTTGTCTGCTTCAGTTTGTCTGGATACAGATTTAGAGGCAGAAGCTTTTGTCATTTCTAACTGTGTTTTAATTTTTTAAAATCCGCGATTTATCTTGGTCTAAAGTTAAGAAAATGTTGTCTAAGGTTAAAATAAGGTTATGCTTAGCAAGATACTTGGTTTCGCTGCTACAGCATTCTATCGATAGAAAGAATTGAGGCTTAATTGATCTATCGCAAGAATGAAGCTTTTGAAAACTATTTTAAATTTTGGCAGACTGAGCTTAGTTGTCTCGCAACTATCCTGTTACTAACAGGAGAGATGTTTGCATTTGAAGCAGATAGCGTAGACGCCCTCCGGGCTGCTTCCCAAAGGGTTCGGAACTTCGGAGCATCTTACCCGCCAAGATCATGCAAGTTAAATGTCGAACAGCTTACCATCGCATCAAAGAACATCTTGATTAATGGCAGTAAGATGAACAGCGCTGGCTCCTATTCCTTCCTCTTTCTTTACTTTTCTTGAGATTCTAACTTCAGAAATAATGGCTATCTTACTGTAGACAGTTAGTTCAACTTGATAAGCTTGCTAATCTGTAATCATGAAAAATAAATTGCACTGGCAGAACATTACACCGCTGAGTTCTTTGCGGTAGTTAAAAGTAAAGCGATGCTAAAACTACCGACAGTGCTTATAAGTCAACGACATAGATGGCTGTAGAGTTTTGCTCGCTAACTCTACTTTATCGCAAACAACGAGAGGCTAAATAAATCCTCTATTTCAGCGGTCGGAATATGCGAACGTCTAGGGTCTATAAACAGCAAATTTCAGCACTCTCAAAGCTTCATTTTCACTAT
It encodes:
- a CDS encoding glycerate kinase family protein, yielding MTLRVLIAPSGFKESLAADEVADYIATGVNRAIPDADIRKAPLVDGGEGFAKALVAATGGTLHPVKVTGPVGQAVEAHYGLLGGTDVKTAVLEMAAAAGLRLVPRDARDPLKTTTYGVGELIKAALDAGVERILVGCGDSGTNDGGAGMAQALGIRFLDAAGKELGRGGGKLIKLHTIDMSKHDSRLEQVQIDVACNWHNLLCGPKGVARVFGPQKGASQETVEQMAAALDHYADVIERELGIDVREMPGGGASGGLGTGLYAFLGATLHPRYDIVMQYLELDRLLQDSDLVITAEGSIDFQTPRGKIPVEVAQRAKRYDLPVIAIAGTIGKDARVNFDYGIDSFSTILREPCTLPEAIANTPDLLTYAAERVMRLIKVGQKLVQKGRR
- a CDS encoding ATP-binding protein, translated to MNIRKKLLTIFSGLALLALASGGVTVWAIASWHASEDNLQDHYQRSLLLQRVRAATFRAMKEVPDRVITDDDDAKEEFEESIEPVDEDFERWAKLADNDAERQQVQQVRNAYNQLMNNARRVFDLMDAGRRNEALELMEEQLEKEDFQKFDEVTKAAVASDQKIRQQIRNQANNTRQTAQLVLTISAFGILSLIFLLFAYLASDLFAPLREAEQALDDVAKGDFQRHLDEERQDELGSLNRAFNRMTAAIAQREQIISMAAVPIQETDGASQQPDWQKVPSRLMLHRLVSQLRSRVSQLHGDEVDGSGTVAVAQKQAVIDQLDQILQAVARVTEFGFPLDLNLARTDIRSLLYEVMLRFHDELARRSVSFELQIAPEVNYAVVDRLKLREALGELIRNALSALPERGGHLGIRSLLAKDATKGAELLIEVADDGTGVEQPLINQAFVTFDDTQRQRPSVGLKLTRAIVEQHGGSLHIDSEPGLGTLVQMRLPLREE
- a CDS encoding SLC13 family permease, with protein sequence MTKASASKSVSRQTEADKASLWNRFDTKRLQQVTSSASGSQQQSSGKYSRRRKFRWVVDAVLPLALTTIAGIAVLLPSSLPDPARLALFAFLLAAILWSTTSINADYIALFTMMLLVLSGGTSQEQLFDALASDVVWLMIGAFVLGGAVQKTGLAGRLTQLVVSRARKVRSLFWLLVTVLIPLSFLIPSTSGRAAVAIPVFRSITSATSDRRIIRALALLMPTIILVSTIVALVGAGSHLIANDLLQQISKERISFTQWVIYGLPFGIAASYASCWVIMRLFLDKGRLNQKLDIPQGKRKPLSRSEWITLIVVGVMIALWLTESWHGFEIATVTVVGALILTLPGIGVLKWKEGLKSVSWNLVIFVGAALVLGRALIDSKAAQWIIDQLFTISSIASTDSRLLILVSLAFISLTSHLYMTSHTARAAALVPALLYLGNSLQLNPIAVMFISTVGMDYCLTFPVSSKALLMFQELEGETYKPTDLLRLTSVLLPVHLGLMVLFYFSYWRWVGLRL